GGTAAGAATAACAGTATCTTTTGGTAATGCTTCGGCGAAATCCGTGTAGTACTGCCTGTTCTTGTGACGTCCGTCACAGCCTGCCATGACAATGAACTTTTTTATTTTCCCTGTTTTAACGGCATCGACGATCTTGTCTGCATTTGATAATACTGAGCTGTAAGCAAAACCGCCCATAATCGTACCTTCTTCCAGTTGTACCGGAGCTTCGCAGGTCTTTGCCTGCTCAATAAGGGCAGAGAAATCTTTCTGACCATTTTCAGCTACAATATGTGTGGCACCATCATAGCCTACCGAACCTGTGGTGTATAACCTGCCAATGTAACTTTCTCCTGGAGGAACTATACAGTTGCTTGTTAGTAATATTGGTCCGTTGAAACTCTCAAATTCCTGTTTCTGGTGCCACCATGAACCACCATAGTTGCCTACCAGATGCTCATATTTCTTAAATTCAGGATACGAGTTTGCAGGAAGCATCTCACTATGTGTGTAGACATCAACACCGGTGCCTTCGGTCTGGTCCAGTAGTTGTTTCAGATCCTTCAGGTCATGACCGCTTACGAGGATGCCTGGATTTATTCTTGTTCCGATGTTTACCTGTGTTGGTTCAGGATTTCCGAATTCAGCGGTATTTACCCTGTCAAGGTCTGCCATTACATCAAAACCTTTTTCCCCACATTTCAGGACCAATGAGATGAGATCCTTATCAGTCAGGCTGTCGTCTGTTGTTGCCACAAGTCCCTCTTCAATAAATGAATTGATCTTCTTATTGGTATTACCAAGCATCATGGCATGGTGTGCATATGCTGCCATTCCTTTGATACCAAAGATCAAGAGTTCCCTTAATGACCTGATATCTTCATCCTCTGTTGCAAGTATGCCTGTATTCCTTTCCGTAAGGTTTTCAGGGGTCAAGGTTGCAATCTCGGGCAGATTTTTCTCATCAAGAGCGTTGTTGTCCAGAAGCTTCTGCTTGATTTCATCCTGTATGCTGAATCCCCTGTCAATGCGTTCCTGAATTCCGCTCTCTCTGAAATCGGTATTAGTTATGGTTGAGAACAGTGCATCAAGCATAAAATCATCAGTGCTGTTCTCAGAAATGTTTGCTTCTCTTGCCTTCTGGTTGTAGAACGCAATGCTCTTAAGCACATAGATGAGATCATCCTGAAGATCTGCAACCTTCCCTTTCTTACCGCACACACCATTCTTTGTGCAGCCTTCCCCGTTCATTGTTTCTTCACACTGGTAGCAGAACATTTTGTCACCTTGATTAGATATGTTCCGCAGGTGTATCTATATACTTTGGTTGATGGGGATTTTAGGATACTTGAGTATATTTTATTAAAAAAACAAACAAGTTTTTCCATTTATTTTGTGAGATTTGCTACAACGAGTTTTCTCTGCAAAAATTTGAAATCTGATGCACACAGATTTAACTTTAAGAGGTGTGTCAGTGGATAAAGAGATCAAAACTTCAATAAAGGTATCAAAAAATGGTCCATACATTGCGAAAGACGTAAAGATTCTCAGGAATTCAAAGGGTGATTTGATTGAGACAAAAACCGTTATGACACTTTGCAGGTGTGGGGGCTCGTCGAATATGCCATTCTGTGATGGAACGCATACAAAGATTGGTTTTTCCGGGGAAAAAGAAGAAGACCGTGTTCCCGACAAAATGGAGACTTTTGTAGGAAAAAATATCAGTATACATCGTAACAGGGGTGCGTGTTGCCATGTAGGTTACTGTGTTCACGATCTGCCTGCGGTTTTCGAAAGGGGTAGAAATCCCTGGGCAGATCCTGATGCTGCAGACCCGGAAAAGATAGCAGCTCTCATCAAATCCTGTCCTTCCGGTGCATTGAGTTATACTATCAACGGAGAATTGAATAAGGATTACTCGCAAGAACCGGAAATCTCGATTATGAAAGACGGACCTTACAATGTCACAGGGATAGAACTTGATGGTTCCGACGGCTCAGTACCTGAAACACAGGACCATTATTCTCTTTGCAGATGTGGAGCCTCCAAAAATAAGCCATTCTGTGACGGCAGTCACTATGATGTTGAATTCAGGGATGAGAAGAATTGAATCTACCTGATGATTTGAAATGGTTTTTAAAAGATAATTATAAGAGCGTAGGCGTTTTGGTCTGAATGCTCATTCATTACTATTTTCTGCCTTGATTCCACTGGCAGGGATGGGCTACCATTAACTTTAAAGCCTATGGGTAGAGACTTGCAAAGTCAGCATTAAGATCATCTATACCCATCTGGGAGTTATCATCATGAAAATACGCGAGCTTATCAGCCAGTATTGCAGCGATACTGAGAAAAAAGGGAATGGAATCACTATCTATACAATCGATGTTCCTGAACCCATAGAGACACCTGAACTGTTCAGTTATCTGAATTATCTGTCTGAGGAACCTTTCAGGAAGATCTGGGCCAGTGATCCTTACAGGATGATAGCAACAGAGATAGATGGCAAATTAACTGTTTACGAACACGTGAGGATGGCAAACTACAGGATACAGTTGGATGACCTTCAGGAAAAATATGAGGTACATAAGGAGGCAGACCTGATAGAACTTGCTGATGCGTTCGCATTCGCCGTTGGTGCACACAATAACAACATGAGGAAATCCGGCACTCTATACATATCGCATCCAATGGATGTAGCGTCCATACTTATCAAAGAGAATGCGCCTCTTGAGCTTGTAATGGCAGGATTGCTCCATGACGTTGTTGAAGATACCGATGTTGACATTGAAACAATATCAAATAAATACGGCCGGCAAGTTGCTGATTACGTGAACGCTGTTACCGAACCGGGAGAGCTAAGGCAGCCTGCAATCGGTAACAAGGCGCAGACCTGGAAGCAGCGGAAGGAACACACCATAAAGGGGATAAAGAATGCGGAACAGAATGTCAAACTTCTCTCATGTGCAGACAAGCTTGCAAATATCAGGGACCTCATCAGTGAACTAAGGATACAGGGAAATAGTTTCTGGAACAAGTTCAATGCACCAAAGGGAGAACAGGAATGGTACTATCGTTCTATGCTGGAAGCTTTCGCTACGGGTCCGCAGAATATAGCAGAAACCCACGCCTACCGTGATCTTAAGGAATGTGTGGAAGAGCTGTTCTCTTAGGCACAAACTTTCAAGAGCTAAAAACTGGATGAACAAGAAAGTACCTTACAAGAAGCAGTCTGTTATGTGGAGTTATGCTTTGTTGTTGAAAATCAGGAAGCTTGCCCAGTATCTTTGTTGAGAAAAGGAAGACTCTTGATTTTATTAAGCCTGCTTACAGTTGAAAGGCAGGATTCAGATGATATGAGGTAAAAGATATTGAGCATATCTTATTCAGACTGGAAGAAAATGGGATTCTCAAAAGGTACTTTACACTACATGAAGAAAAATGCTGAAGCTGACAAACCACTTACTATGAATGCTCTTGTAAGGGAAAGGTTGGAGATGTGGAGGAGTTATTAAAATGGATATTCAATCTAGTAAAGATATTTTGTTGTCAGGAGCTGGCTTCACATAAAATTTTGGTGGGCTATTGGCAAATGAAATGTTGGATGAGAGTTTCCACCCTCATCTCCGCCTGCTACTCCCAAACTCGGTCCTCACAAATGCATATTCGGTGATGGCAAATCCTAAAAGCATAGCTGCCTGCCATTCGGAGTGGACATTCAGGTTCTGGAACATTTTTTTGTATTTACTTGCGTTACCTGTCATTGGGTCCGTGGTTTGCTTTATTTTGCCGATTGAGGATGGTAGTATGACAATATCGGCAATCTTCTTGCCATCGTTGTAAACACTGGT
Above is a window of uncultured Methanolobus sp. DNA encoding:
- the hcp gene encoding hydroxylamine reductase, giving the protein MFCYQCEETMNGEGCTKNGVCGKKGKVADLQDDLIYVLKSIAFYNQKAREANISENSTDDFMLDALFSTITNTDFRESGIQERIDRGFSIQDEIKQKLLDNNALDEKNLPEIATLTPENLTERNTGILATEDEDIRSLRELLIFGIKGMAAYAHHAMMLGNTNKKINSFIEEGLVATTDDSLTDKDLISLVLKCGEKGFDVMADLDRVNTAEFGNPEPTQVNIGTRINPGILVSGHDLKDLKQLLDQTEGTGVDVYTHSEMLPANSYPEFKKYEHLVGNYGGSWWHQKQEFESFNGPILLTSNCIVPPGESYIGRLYTTGSVGYDGATHIVAENGQKDFSALIEQAKTCEAPVQLEEGTIMGGFAYSSVLSNADKIVDAVKTGKIKKFIVMAGCDGRHKNRQYYTDFAEALPKDTVILTAGCAKYRYNKLNLGEIDGIPRVLDAGQCNDSFSLIVIAQGLMARLGFTDVNEAPISYNIAWYEQKAVLVLLTLLRLEIQDITLGATLPAFVSPNVLKVLVERFNITPNTTVEEDMERLLK
- a CDS encoding CDGSH iron-sulfur domain-containing protein, which produces MDKEIKTSIKVSKNGPYIAKDVKILRNSKGDLIETKTVMTLCRCGGSSNMPFCDGTHTKIGFSGEKEEDRVPDKMETFVGKNISIHRNRGACCHVGYCVHDLPAVFERGRNPWADPDAADPEKIAALIKSCPSGALSYTINGELNKDYSQEPEISIMKDGPYNVTGIELDGSDGSVPETQDHYSLCRCGASKNKPFCDGSHYDVEFRDEKN
- a CDS encoding HD domain-containing protein, translated to MKIRELISQYCSDTEKKGNGITIYTIDVPEPIETPELFSYLNYLSEEPFRKIWASDPYRMIATEIDGKLTVYEHVRMANYRIQLDDLQEKYEVHKEADLIELADAFAFAVGAHNNNMRKSGTLYISHPMDVASILIKENAPLELVMAGLLHDVVEDTDVDIETISNKYGRQVADYVNAVTEPGELRQPAIGNKAQTWKQRKEHTIKGIKNAEQNVKLLSCADKLANIRDLISELRIQGNSFWNKFNAPKGEQEWYYRSMLEAFATGPQNIAETHAYRDLKECVEELFS